Proteins from a genomic interval of Methanoplanus endosymbiosus:
- the mcrB gene encoding coenzyme-B sulfoethylthiotransferase subunit beta, translating into MAKYSDTIDLYSDDGKLLKSGVELNKISPLVNPATLKLIDQTKRNIAVNLGGIEKALKTGKLGKGGKILGRELDLPIMENKEAVVAKIQEYVGVEGEDATIREFKGGNLLLVEVPKARLNAASTYDAAITSVAAATTYAIVDEFGVDMFDASTVKAATFGAYPHTMDMEGALVSSVLAVPQNNEGLGFSLRNIGVNHYVMMTGRNAMQGAALAATLETAGEFEMGGAIGPFERHMLLQYAYQGLNANNLVYDLVKENGQTGTVGTVVQSLVEKAIEDKVIVPGKKGGYFQFYDTKDPMLWNAYAAAGTLAATMVNCGAGRFAQAVSSTLLYFNDLLEHETGLPSTDFGRVMGTAVGFSFFSHSIYGGGGPGIFNGNHVVTRHANGCAIPCVVAACALDAGTQMFTPEGTSAVMGETYGQIPEFNKPMDQIANGV; encoded by the coding sequence ATGGCAAAATATTCCGACACAATTGATCTTTATTCAGATGATGGTAAACTTCTGAAGAGTGGTGTTGAGCTAAATAAGATAAGTCCGCTTGTAAATCCGGCAACTCTTAAGCTCATCGACCAGACAAAGAGAAACATCGCTGTAAACCTTGGCGGTATCGAAAAAGCTCTTAAAACCGGTAAACTCGGAAAGGGCGGCAAGATTCTCGGACGTGAACTTGATCTTCCAATTATGGAGAACAAGGAAGCAGTTGTTGCAAAAATCCAGGAATACGTAGGTGTTGAAGGCGAAGATGCAACAATCCGCGAATTCAAGGGCGGAAACCTGCTTCTTGTTGAAGTACCAAAGGCACGCCTGAATGCAGCATCCACATATGATGCAGCAATCACATCAGTTGCAGCAGCAACAACATACGCAATTGTCGATGAATTCGGCGTTGATATGTTTGATGCATCAACTGTAAAGGCAGCAACATTCGGTGCATACCCACATACCATGGATATGGAAGGTGCACTTGTATCATCAGTTCTTGCAGTTCCGCAGAACAATGAAGGTCTTGGTTTCTCACTCCGTAACATCGGTGTTAACCACTACGTTATGATGACAGGAAGAAATGCAATGCAGGGTGCAGCACTTGCAGCAACCCTTGAGACAGCAGGAGAGTTCGAGATGGGCGGTGCAATCGGTCCGTTCGAGCGCCACATGCTTCTCCAGTACGCATACCAGGGTCTTAACGCAAACAACCTTGTATATGATCTCGTAAAGGAGAACGGCCAGACAGGAACAGTCGGAACTGTTGTCCAGTCACTTGTCGAGAAGGCAATTGAGGACAAAGTAATCGTCCCAGGAAAGAAGGGCGGATACTTCCAGTTCTACGACACAAAGGATCCAATGCTGTGGAATGCATACGCAGCAGCAGGTACACTTGCAGCAACCATGGTCAACTGTGGTGCAGGACGTTTCGCACAGGCAGTTTCATCAACACTGCTCTACTTCAACGATCTGCTTGAGCACGAGACCGGCCTTCCATCAACTGATTTCGGTCGTGTAATGGGTACAGCTGTCGGTTTCTCATTCTTCAGCCACTCAATCTACGGTGGTGGAGGTCCAGGTATCTTCAATGGAAACCACGTTGTCACACGCCACGCAAACGGCTGTGCAATTCCATGTGTAGTTGCAGCATGTGCACTTGATGCAGGTACACAGATGTTCACTCCAGAGGGAACATCAGCAGTTATGGGCGAAACATACGGTCAGATCCCTGAGTTCAACAAACCAATGGATCAGATCGCAAACGGAGTCTGA